One window of Streptomyces sp. SUK 48 genomic DNA carries:
- a CDS encoding DUF397 domain-containing protein, which produces MYRSRQDADDAGVVWRKSSHSYPEGECVEVAQPSGAQVLFDDSKVRAGRVMEVSTAAAVAFVTAVRRGDI; this is translated from the coding sequence ATGTATCGGTCACGGCAGGACGCGGACGACGCCGGCGTGGTGTGGCGCAAGAGTTCGCACAGTTATCCGGAAGGGGAGTGCGTCGAAGTCGCACAGCCGTCGGGCGCCCAGGTGCTCTTCGACGACTCGAAGGTCCGCGCGGGCCGCGTGATGGAGGTTTCCACGGCCGCCGCGGTCGCCTTCGTGACCGCCGTGCGCCGCGGTGACATCTGA
- a CDS encoding SAM-dependent methyltransferase gives MPGQGQDGTNTDLGQDRAHSARMYDYYLGGKTNYLVDREAAQEVIRVFPAIETVAKVNRAYMHRAVRYLAEQGIRQFIDVGTGIPTSPNLHDVAQEVAPDCRVVYVDNDPIVLVYADELLDGTPEGRTAYVQANATKPDEVWAAVRERGILDPELPVALSLHALMHFVTDSQEPYDIVRSLLEPLPSGSYLSLSHCTGEFDPEAWQAIIDTYAEAGTSVQVRGRTEVRRFFDGLELVDPGVVLAHQWHPRPGSGPGVLSERQVSLYTGVARKP, from the coding sequence GTGCCTGGACAAGGACAGGACGGTACGAACACGGACTTAGGGCAGGACAGGGCCCACAGTGCACGCATGTACGACTACTATCTCGGCGGAAAGACGAATTACCTCGTGGACCGGGAGGCCGCCCAAGAGGTGATCCGGGTCTTCCCGGCGATCGAGACCGTCGCGAAGGTCAACCGGGCCTATATGCACCGGGCCGTCCGCTATCTCGCGGAACAGGGGATCCGGCAGTTCATCGACGTGGGGACCGGCATCCCCACCTCGCCCAACCTCCATGACGTGGCACAGGAAGTCGCCCCGGACTGCCGGGTCGTCTACGTCGACAACGACCCCATCGTCCTGGTCTACGCCGACGAGCTCCTCGACGGGACCCCCGAGGGGCGGACGGCCTACGTCCAGGCCAACGCGACCAAGCCGGACGAGGTGTGGGCCGCCGTACGGGAACGGGGCATCCTCGACCCCGAACTCCCGGTCGCCCTCAGCCTGCACGCCCTGATGCACTTCGTCACGGACTCCCAGGAGCCGTACGACATCGTCAGGAGTCTCCTCGAACCACTGCCGTCAGGCTCGTACTTGAGCCTGAGCCACTGCACCGGAGAGTTCGACCCCGAAGCCTGGCAGGCGATCATCGACACCTACGCGGAGGCCGGCACCTCCGTCCAGGTGCGCGGCCGGACGGAGGTGCGGCGCTTCTTCGACGGCCTCGAACTGGTCGACCCGGGCGTGGTCCTCGCCCACCAGTGGCACCCGCGGCCCGGCAGCGGACCCGGGGTGCTCAGCGAACGGCAGGTGTCCCTGTACACCGGCGTCGCCCGCAAACCGTGA
- a CDS encoding helix-turn-helix transcriptional regulator, translating to MIRRIAGLPGPAEGGSGGDRPGRRGTVRYLKDEAVPSAPRMLLGHALRSRRHQLGLKQDEVARRMGCSSSKLSRIESGMHHFKEKDLLRLFVVYEIGSGKEQGVLLELAEIANQPTWWQEWSAVAQPYLQAVISFEDMATRIKAYSSDLLHGLAQTPAYAEALIRRGRGAPGTHDALLELRKERQARFEAAAGKKLIIVVHTAALLNRVGSPGIMAGQMEHLAGLSERRNYQLRLVDPARHSDLPVELGTTTIFDFEGRVPKVAYAENLDGGLFIQDEELVDHREVVFDELRFKGLGPDAARRKLNDLARMYRRLPAP from the coding sequence TTGATCAGGCGGATAGCAGGGCTCCCGGGGCCGGCCGAGGGCGGGAGCGGCGGGGACCGGCCGGGCCGCCGGGGCACGGTGCGCTATCTCAAGGACGAGGCCGTTCCGTCCGCGCCCCGGATGCTGCTCGGGCACGCGTTGCGGAGCCGGCGCCATCAACTCGGCCTGAAACAGGATGAGGTGGCGCGCCGGATGGGCTGCTCCTCCTCGAAGCTGAGCCGGATCGAGAGCGGCATGCACCACTTCAAGGAGAAGGACCTGCTGCGGCTCTTCGTGGTGTACGAGATCGGGAGCGGGAAGGAACAGGGCGTCCTCCTCGAACTCGCCGAGATCGCCAACCAGCCGACGTGGTGGCAGGAATGGTCGGCCGTGGCGCAGCCGTACCTCCAGGCGGTGATCAGTTTCGAGGACATGGCGACGCGCATCAAGGCGTACAGCAGCGATCTGCTGCATGGCCTGGCGCAGACACCGGCCTACGCCGAGGCCCTGATCAGGCGGGGCCGCGGCGCGCCCGGCACCCATGACGCGCTGCTGGAGCTGCGCAAGGAGCGGCAGGCGAGGTTCGAGGCCGCCGCGGGCAAGAAGCTGATCATCGTGGTCCACACGGCCGCGCTGCTCAATCGCGTCGGCTCCCCAGGGATCATGGCCGGCCAGATGGAGCATCTGGCCGGCCTGTCCGAGCGGCGCAACTACCAGCTGCGACTGGTCGATCCGGCGCGTCATTCCGATCTGCCGGTCGAGCTCGGCACCACGACGATCTTCGATTTCGAGGGCCGGGTGCCCAAGGTCGCCTACGCGGAGAACCTGGACGGCGGGCTGTTCATCCAGGACGAGGAACTGGTGGACCACCGCGAGGTCGTCTTCGACGAGCTGCGCTTCAAGGGGCTGGGGCCGGACGCGGCGCGCCGCAAACTCAATGACCTGGCGCGCATGTACCGGAGACTGCCGGCCCCTTGA
- a CDS encoding N-acetyltransferase has translation MTSPARPLVAPDFVVPPPPATDRFRLEPLGPRHNAADHAAWTSSIAHIRATPGFAGRSWPPSEGMSLEANLDDLRRHAEDFDHRTGFTYTVLSVPDGDVIGCVYIYGSRQDPDVTDVRSWVRASHASLDAGLHRVVSDWLERAWPFERVAYAPR, from the coding sequence GTGACCTCACCTGCCCGGCCCCTCGTGGCCCCCGACTTCGTCGTACCGCCGCCGCCCGCCACCGACCGCTTCCGGCTGGAACCCCTCGGCCCCCGGCACAACGCCGCGGATCACGCCGCCTGGACCTCCAGCATCGCCCACATCCGCGCCACCCCCGGCTTCGCCGGCCGCTCCTGGCCCCCCTCGGAGGGCATGTCCCTGGAGGCCAACCTCGACGATCTCCGCCGGCACGCCGAGGACTTCGACCACCGCACCGGCTTCACGTACACCGTCCTGTCGGTCCCCGACGGCGATGTCATCGGCTGTGTCTACATCTACGGCTCACGCCAGGACCCCGACGTCACCGACGTCCGTTCCTGGGTGCGCGCGAGCCATGCCTCCCTCGACGCCGGGCTCCATCGCGTCGTCAGTGACTGGCTGGAGCGCGCGTGGCCCTTCGAGCGGGTGGCGTACGCCCCTCGCTGA
- a CDS encoding VCBS repeat-containing protein: MRSSYRWVPVLALGLGAGIFGATPASSTETARPTPPATAPNGPGLAGEEKYWTADRMKNAVPADGPAAPAAPRQGVGAQRAAGHAAPPAGTPQPQHFAGHPMVGTFFFDGKPLGGDTYCTGSVVHTAAKDIVLTAGHCGLGLSRATHRVFVPQYRGGKSAAQQPFGLFPVLQVYTDPRYTANTKSAASDLDLSFAQVDANSHGEVEDATGALTFTPTTGYRHQVTVIGYPGSGGVNPGHTPVRCPVTTSQLPGFRQLRMACKGFYGGVSGGPWIEGYDSATGRGDVIGNTGGYNGGGNDANDDWVSYAPLYGKDAQDLFQHAAAHQQLGKNPPYVGTTDPWLPGSASTWKKAALMSSGDFRGTGHSDMIVVWTDGEVTLYPGDGHGGYGTERQLVAPNSTWKNARTITAGDFTGSGQFDLLVRWTDGEVTLYGDVGSKGLKWAGTRMIKPNATWKNAVQISAGRFGTTRYATDLIVRWADGGLTLNTNVGAGTFGQKHQLKAPNGTWKKATLLTSGEFSGNRKWDLVVRWADGELDNYPGTGTSGLGAERRIQNPDGRWAQVAAMTTGDSTENNRTDDLVVRRSDGETTMYTDTPGNTLGTEHMLVAPTS; the protein is encoded by the coding sequence GTGCGTTCCAGCTACAGATGGGTTCCGGTCCTCGCGCTCGGACTGGGCGCGGGCATATTCGGCGCCACCCCGGCCTCCTCGACGGAGACCGCCCGGCCCACGCCCCCCGCGACCGCCCCGAACGGGCCCGGTCTCGCCGGCGAGGAGAAGTACTGGACGGCGGACCGCATGAAGAACGCGGTCCCGGCCGACGGGCCCGCGGCCCCGGCCGCCCCGCGACAGGGGGTCGGCGCGCAGCGGGCCGCCGGCCACGCCGCGCCGCCGGCCGGCACGCCCCAGCCCCAGCACTTCGCGGGCCACCCGATGGTCGGCACCTTCTTCTTCGACGGCAAGCCCCTCGGCGGCGACACCTACTGCACCGGCAGCGTCGTGCACACGGCCGCCAAGGACATCGTGCTGACCGCCGGACACTGCGGCCTCGGCCTGAGCAGGGCCACGCACCGCGTCTTCGTCCCGCAGTACCGCGGCGGCAAGAGTGCCGCGCAGCAGCCGTTCGGCCTGTTCCCGGTGCTCCAGGTCTACACGGACCCCCGCTACACGGCGAACACCAAGTCGGCGGCCTCCGACCTCGACCTGTCCTTCGCCCAGGTCGACGCCAACAGCCACGGCGAGGTGGAGGACGCCACCGGCGCCCTCACCTTCACCCCCACGACCGGCTACCGGCACCAGGTCACCGTCATCGGCTATCCCGGCTCGGGCGGCGTCAACCCCGGCCACACCCCGGTCCGTTGCCCCGTCACCACCTCCCAGCTGCCCGGGTTCCGGCAGCTGCGCATGGCCTGCAAGGGCTTCTACGGCGGTGTCTCCGGCGGCCCGTGGATCGAGGGCTACGACAGTGCCACGGGCCGGGGCGACGTCATCGGCAACACCGGCGGATACAACGGCGGCGGCAACGACGCCAACGACGACTGGGTGTCGTACGCGCCCCTCTACGGCAAGGACGCCCAGGACCTGTTCCAGCACGCGGCGGCCCACCAGCAGTTGGGCAAGAACCCGCCCTACGTGGGGACGACCGACCCTTGGCTGCCCGGATCGGCGAGCACCTGGAAGAAGGCCGCGCTGATGTCCTCCGGCGACTTCCGGGGGACCGGCCACAGCGACATGATCGTGGTCTGGACCGACGGCGAGGTCACGCTGTACCCCGGCGACGGACACGGCGGCTACGGCACCGAGCGGCAGCTGGTGGCGCCCAACAGCACCTGGAAGAACGCCAGGACGATCACCGCGGGCGACTTCACCGGGTCCGGCCAGTTCGACCTGCTGGTCCGCTGGACGGACGGCGAGGTCACGCTGTACGGCGACGTCGGCTCCAAAGGGCTGAAGTGGGCCGGCACCCGGATGATCAAACCCAACGCCACCTGGAAGAACGCGGTCCAGATCAGCGCCGGCCGCTTCGGCACCACGCGGTACGCCACCGACCTGATCGTGCGCTGGGCCGACGGCGGGCTCACCCTCAACACCAATGTCGGCGCCGGCACCTTCGGGCAGAAGCACCAGCTCAAGGCCCCCAACGGCACCTGGAAGAAGGCCACCCTGCTCACCAGCGGCGAGTTCTCCGGCAACCGGAAGTGGGACCTCGTGGTCCGCTGGGCCGACGGCGAACTCGACAACTACCCCGGCACCGGCACGTCCGGCCTCGGCGCCGAGCGGCGCATCCAGAACCCCGACGGGCGGTGGGCCCAGGTCGCCGCCATGACGACCGGCGACTCCACCGAGAACAACCGCACCGACGACCTCGTCGTCCGGCGGTCCGACGGCGAGACCACCATGTACACCGACACGCCGGGCAACACCCTGGGCACGGAGCACATGCTCGTCGCGCCGACGTCCTGA
- a CDS encoding NADH:flavin oxidoreductase/NADH oxidase family protein, with translation MTSELFSPLSLRSGQVLDNRIAKAAMEENMAGDGQLPGKELSGLYRRWAAGGSGLLITGNVMVHAEALTGPGGVVLDEAAPLEPFAEWAEAGKSGGGAIWMQINHPGRQIASDMPGVVWGPSAVAVDLGRHSGRFGRPVAMTPEQIRATVTRYAVTARRAEQAGFDGVEIHAAHGYLLSQFLSPLVNKRTDDWGGSLENRARMLLDVVREVRAAVSPSFAVAVKLNSADFQRGGFDADDARQVIEMLAPLGVDLVELSGGSYESPAMSGRPADARTQAREAYFLDLAKDLVTTSPLPLMLTGGITRRRTAERVLDSGVALVGMGTALAVTPDLPDRWRQGREADARLRPVTWSDKALAATAGMAQVRHQMRRIARGSRPTPRTHPALALVSEQRRQRRALRRYRAWLSASRHAA, from the coding sequence ATGACCAGCGAGCTGTTCTCGCCCTTGTCCCTGCGCTCCGGACAGGTACTGGACAACCGGATCGCCAAGGCGGCCATGGAGGAGAACATGGCCGGCGACGGCCAGCTCCCCGGCAAGGAGCTGTCCGGGCTCTACCGGCGCTGGGCCGCCGGCGGCTCCGGGCTGCTGATCACCGGCAACGTCATGGTCCACGCCGAGGCGCTGACCGGTCCGGGCGGCGTGGTGCTCGACGAGGCGGCGCCTCTCGAACCGTTCGCCGAGTGGGCCGAGGCCGGCAAGTCCGGCGGCGGAGCGATCTGGATGCAGATCAATCACCCCGGCCGCCAGATCGCGTCCGACATGCCCGGGGTCGTATGGGGGCCGTCCGCGGTCGCCGTCGACCTGGGCAGGCACAGCGGCCGATTCGGCCGGCCCGTGGCCATGACGCCCGAGCAGATCCGGGCCACCGTGACCCGGTACGCGGTCACCGCCCGGCGCGCCGAGCAGGCCGGCTTCGACGGTGTGGAGATCCACGCCGCGCACGGCTATCTGCTGTCGCAGTTCCTGTCCCCGCTGGTCAACAAGCGCACCGACGACTGGGGCGGATCGCTGGAGAACCGGGCGCGGATGCTGCTCGACGTCGTCCGCGAGGTCCGCGCCGCCGTCTCCCCGTCCTTCGCGGTCGCGGTGAAGCTCAACTCCGCCGACTTCCAGCGCGGCGGGTTCGACGCCGACGACGCGCGCCAGGTGATCGAGATGCTCGCACCCCTCGGCGTCGACCTGGTGGAGCTGTCCGGCGGCAGCTACGAGAGCCCGGCGATGTCGGGCCGCCCCGCCGACGCGCGCACCCAGGCCCGCGAGGCGTACTTCCTCGACCTGGCGAAGGACCTGGTCACGACCAGCCCGCTGCCGCTGATGCTCACCGGCGGCATCACCCGGCGCCGTACCGCGGAGCGGGTGCTCGACAGCGGGGTGGCGCTGGTCGGGATGGGCACGGCCCTCGCCGTCACGCCGGACCTGCCCGACCGCTGGCGTCAGGGCCGCGAGGCCGACGCGCGGCTGCGGCCGGTGACCTGGTCCGACAAGGCGCTCGCCGCGACCGCCGGCATGGCGCAGGTCCGCCACCAGATGCGCCGCATCGCGCGCGGAAGCCGTCCCACGCCCCGCACCCATCCGGCGCTGGCCCTCGTCTCCGAGCAGCGCAGGCAGCGACGGGCGCTGCGCCGCTACCGAGCCTGGCTGTCCGCGTCACGGCACGCCGCGTAG
- a CDS encoding TetR/AcrR family transcriptional regulator: protein MSQASGTYHHGDLRAACLRAARDLLEEDGSAGLSLRAVARRAGVSAAAPYRHFADREALVSAVAAQGYRELAGHLAAAHPSPATPGELAAVAVAYVRFALDRPALFRVMFAEPCDPGSEERVGATSALAEYVQGIVRGVLPGADPDVLATTVWALVHGLAFLYLDGKLDASTPEAVADRVGAAVHALFTAQAKSPAAVTG from the coding sequence ATGTCGCAAGCGAGCGGCACGTACCACCACGGCGATCTGCGCGCCGCCTGCCTGCGGGCCGCGCGGGACCTGCTGGAGGAGGACGGCAGCGCCGGGCTCTCCCTGCGGGCGGTGGCGCGGCGGGCCGGTGTGTCGGCGGCCGCTCCCTACCGCCACTTCGCGGACCGCGAGGCGCTGGTCTCCGCGGTCGCCGCGCAGGGCTACCGCGAACTCGCCGGGCACCTGGCCGCGGCGCACCCCTCGCCCGCGACCCCTGGCGAACTCGCGGCGGTCGCCGTCGCCTACGTGCGCTTCGCGCTGGACCGGCCGGCGTTGTTCCGGGTGATGTTCGCGGAGCCCTGCGATCCCGGCAGCGAGGAACGGGTCGGCGCGACCAGCGCTCTCGCGGAATACGTCCAGGGCATCGTCCGCGGCGTCTTGCCCGGCGCCGATCCGGACGTGCTCGCCACCACGGTGTGGGCCCTGGTGCACGGCCTGGCGTTCCTGTACCTCGACGGCAAGCTCGACGCCTCCACCCCCGAGGCGGTCGCCGACCGGGTGGGCGCGGCCGTCCA